The following are from one region of the Georgenia sp. M64 genome:
- the gcvH gene encoding glycine cleavage system protein GcvH yields the protein MDYPGDRLYTPDHEWITVDGDVARVGITSYAAQALGDVVYLDLPEVGTVVTAGESCGEIESTKSVSDLVAPADGEVVSHNEAAVDAPETVNTDPFGDGWLYTLRVGAVPEDLLDAEAYAALVTGEGA from the coding sequence ATGGACTACCCCGGCGACCGTCTGTACACCCCCGACCACGAGTGGATCACCGTCGACGGCGACGTCGCCCGCGTGGGCATCACGAGCTACGCCGCCCAGGCGCTCGGCGACGTCGTCTACCTGGACCTGCCCGAGGTCGGCACCGTGGTCACGGCGGGGGAGAGCTGCGGGGAGATCGAGTCGACCAAGTCGGTCTCCGACCTGGTCGCCCCCGCCGACGGCGAGGTCGTCAGCCACAACGAGGCCGCCGTCGACGCCCCCGAGACGGTCAACACCGACCCCTTCGGCGACGGCTGGCTCTACACCTTGCGCGTCGGCGCGGTCCCGGAGGACCTCCTCGACGCGGAGGCCTACGCCGCCCTCGTCACCGGCGAGGGCGCCTGA
- a CDS encoding RNA polymerase sigma factor yields MSSTSASKTTRSHRAAKPAADAPAEGSVEQAEVPTQAPAEDAPARKTPVRKAAGTKAATARTKAAPGTKPAAGRPTAKKAALKAVPDAPAEPAAATDDDEPDESGFVVSDNDDDDAPVQQVVTAGATADPVKDYLKQIGKVALLNAEQEVELAKRIEAGLFAEEKLASEGETLAPKLRRELQWIANDGHLAKNHLLEANLRLVVSLAKRYTGRGMLFLDLIQEGNLGLIRAVEKFDYTKGYKFSTYATWWIRQAITRAMADQARTIRIPVHMVEVINKLARVQRQMLQDLGREPTPEELAKELDMTPEKVVEVQKYGREPISLHTPLGEDGDSEFGDLIEDSEAVVPADAVSFTLLQEQLHAVLDTLSEREAGVVSMRFGLTDGQPKTLDEIGKVYGVTRERIRQIESKTMSKLRHPSRSQVLRDYLD; encoded by the coding sequence GTGTCGTCCACGTCTGCCTCCAAGACCACCCGCTCCCACCGGGCCGCCAAGCCCGCTGCGGACGCCCCTGCCGAGGGTTCGGTCGAGCAGGCCGAGGTGCCCACCCAGGCCCCCGCGGAGGATGCCCCCGCCAGGAAGACCCCGGTGCGCAAGGCCGCCGGCACCAAGGCGGCCACCGCCCGCACCAAGGCTGCTCCCGGCACGAAGCCGGCTGCCGGCCGGCCCACCGCGAAGAAGGCCGCCCTCAAGGCCGTGCCCGACGCCCCGGCGGAGCCCGCCGCGGCGACCGACGACGACGAGCCCGACGAGTCCGGCTTCGTCGTCTCCGACAACGACGACGACGACGCCCCCGTCCAGCAGGTCGTCACCGCCGGTGCGACCGCGGACCCGGTCAAGGACTATCTCAAGCAGATCGGCAAGGTCGCTCTCCTCAACGCCGAGCAGGAGGTCGAGCTCGCCAAGCGCATCGAGGCCGGCCTGTTCGCCGAGGAGAAGCTCGCCAGCGAGGGGGAGACCCTCGCGCCGAAGCTGCGACGCGAGCTGCAGTGGATCGCCAACGACGGGCACCTCGCCAAGAACCACCTCCTCGAGGCCAACCTCCGCCTGGTGGTGTCCCTCGCCAAGCGGTACACCGGTCGCGGCATGCTGTTCCTGGACCTCATCCAGGAGGGCAACCTCGGCCTCATCCGCGCCGTGGAGAAGTTCGACTACACCAAGGGCTACAAGTTCTCCACCTACGCCACGTGGTGGATCCGCCAGGCCATCACCCGTGCCATGGCCGACCAGGCCCGCACCATCCGGATCCCGGTCCACATGGTCGAGGTCATCAACAAGCTCGCCCGCGTCCAGCGGCAGATGCTCCAGGACCTGGGCCGCGAGCCCACCCCGGAGGAGCTCGCCAAGGAGCTGGACATGACGCCCGAGAAGGTCGTGGAGGTCCAGAAGTACGGCCGCGAGCCGATCTCGCTGCACACCCCGCTCGGTGAGGACGGCGACAGCGAGTTCGGTGACCTCATCGAGGACTCCGAGGCGGTCGTTCCCGCCGACGCGGTGAGCTTCACCCTCCTGCAGGAGCAGCTCCACGCGGTGCTCGACACCCTCTCCGAGCGGGAGGCCGGCGTCGTCTCCATGCGCTTCGGCCTGACCGACGGTCAGCCGAAGACGCTGGACGAGATCGGCAAGGTCTACGGCGTCACGCGTGAGCGGATCCGCCAGATCGAGTCCAAGACGATGTCGAAGCTGCGCCACCCGAGCCGGTCCCAGGTCCTGCGCGACTACCTGGACTGA
- a CDS encoding universal stress protein has product MTIVVGFLSTKEGEAALTSAVAEARRRDTRLVVVLSRRTDAGDHAALEAEADAVRDRLDEADLAYEVRQLRRGSDVAEDILAVAEEVGADLIVIGLRRRSPVGKLILGSNAQRILLDSPCPVLAVKPAGAAA; this is encoded by the coding sequence ATGACCATCGTGGTGGGCTTCCTGTCGACCAAGGAGGGCGAGGCCGCCCTGACGTCGGCCGTGGCGGAGGCCCGGCGCCGCGACACCAGGCTCGTCGTCGTGCTCTCGCGTCGCACCGACGCCGGGGACCACGCCGCCCTCGAGGCGGAGGCCGATGCCGTGCGCGACCGTCTCGACGAGGCCGACCTCGCCTACGAGGTGCGCCAGCTGCGCCGCGGCAGCGACGTCGCCGAGGACATCCTCGCCGTCGCCGAGGAGGTGGGTGCCGACCTCATCGTCATCGGCCTGCGACGTCGCTCGCCGGTGGGCAAGCTCATCCTGGGCTCCAACGCCCAGCGGATCCTGCTCGACTCCCCGTGCCCGGTCCTCGCGGTCAAGCCCGCCGGCGCCGCGGCCTAG